The Pyrobaculum sp. 3827-6 genome has a segment encoding these proteins:
- a CDS encoding PaREP1 family protein, whose amino-acid sequence MCFETAREILRYAGEELERAVRTRDVFLYRNAADKAFLALVVAVNEYLKAVVGVVPSNHSERRRLLREVGREDLRALYSDLMKMLHEEAFYEGVYQPDEVRYAVDKVRSVVEELEAEVRRRLPPSG is encoded by the coding sequence TTGTGTTTTGAGACTGCGAGGGAAATTCTACGGTATGCTGGAGAGGAGCTGGAGCGGGCGGTGAGAACTCGGGATGTTTTTCTGTATAGGAACGCCGCTGATAAGGCTTTTCTAGCTCTGGTGGTGGCGGTCAACGAGTACTTGAAGGCTGTTGTGGGGGTTGTGCCTAGCAACCACTCCGAGAGGAGGAGGCTTCTCCGGGAGGTGGGGAGGGAGGATCTGAGGGCGTTGTACAGCGACTTGATGAAGATGCTTCACGAGGAGGCCTTCTACGAAGGGGTGTACCAGCCAGATGAGGTTAGGTACGCTGTGGATAAGGTTAGAAGCGTTGTTGAGGAGCTAGAGGCTGAGGTGAGGAGGCGCCTACCTCCTTCTGGATAG
- a CDS encoding N-(5'-phosphoribosyl)anthranilate isomerase produces MPLVKICGVARQTDAEALDGLVEYIGFIVEPASPRSVDAAKLAALRGSVYRSKAVLVTASMPPRDAVDTAARLEIPVVQHHGRLAPGDYDYAEERGVALAPVAVYRPGAGLRREVEELLKLRHEYVLVDADKKSRERYEGGLKIPLSALAEVVHLGKVAVAGGVTPENAHLVAGLRPYMVDVASGVEDAPGVKNMEKVRALLKALGR; encoded by the coding sequence TGGAGTATATAGGCTTCATCGTGGAGCCCGCCAGCCCCCGCTCCGTCGACGCCGCGAAGCTAGCCGCCCTCCGCGGCTCCGTCTACAGAAGCAAAGCCGTGTTAGTCACGGCATCTATGCCTCCCAGAGACGCCGTCGACACGGCGGCGCGGCTTGAAATCCCCGTAGTCCAGCATCACGGCCGCCTCGCGCCGGGGGACTACGACTATGCAGAGGAGAGGGGGGTCGCGCTGGCCCCTGTGGCTGTGTACAGACCAGGCGCCGGTTTGAGAAGGGAGGTGGAGGAGCTCCTCAAGCTCCGGCACGAGTACGTGCTGGTAGACGCCGATAAGAAGAGCCGGGAGCGCTACGAGGGGGGCTTGAAGATACCGCTGTCGGCGCTGGCGGAGGTCGTCCACCTAGGCAAAGTCGCCGTTGCGGGCGGCGTGACGCCGGAAAACGCCCACCTTGTGGCGGGGCTGAGGCCCTACATGGTGGACGTGGCGAGCGGGGTGGAGGACGCCCCCGGCGTGAAGAACATGGAAAAGGTCAGAGCCCTCCTCAAAGCCCTCGGCCGGTGA
- a CDS encoding metal-dependent transcriptional regulator: MGHELLRYRPEHYLEALHQLGGRASLSALARVVGVKPSTARKMVLYLQGEGLVEYRGRGGVLLTEAGRARVEYLDRIHSSLAEFFKAIGVEEELAESEAEKLEHVIDPRVVERLAAVAQLLKSLKALCGR; encoded by the coding sequence ATGGGTCACGAGCTTCTGAGGTACAGACCTGAGCACTATCTGGAGGCGCTTCACCAGCTTGGGGGCCGCGCCTCTCTCTCGGCGCTTGCGAGGGTGGTGGGGGTGAAGCCCAGCACAGCTAGGAAGATGGTGCTGTATCTCCAGGGGGAGGGGCTGGTGGAGTACCGGGGCCGCGGGGGGGTTCTGCTTACCGAGGCTGGGAGGGCTAGGGTGGAGTATCTGGACAGGATACACAGCTCCCTCGCCGAGTTCTTCAAGGCCATCGGGGTCGAGGAGGAGCTCGCCGAGTCGGAGGCTGAGAAGCTGGAGCACGTAATCGATCCAAGGGTGGTGGAGCGCCTCGCCGCCGTGGCACAGCTGTTGAAGAGCCTCAAGGCGCTGTGTGGGCGGTAG
- a CDS encoding Nramp family divalent metal transporter: MGVVGPATVVSVAYVDPGNFGANLEAGMRFGLGLLWVVWVSGLLAVAVQYVAGAVGIARGRGVLELVGGGWRLFLSPVLAAVLLATDMAEYVGVIAGLHLLLGLPISAAALLGFVDVVLLAALADRRDLFAKVIGGMVAAIGLSFVAELFLIRPDLASVLAASFLPSISGDSALVAAAIVGATIMPHAVVLHSHLAPGQSRREHGWQTVVNLLGASAINASILITSAYALGGSEVTLFEVPRVLEPLYGPLSASLFSLALLLSGVASSAVSVEFGVVAVKFITGRGVEAWRVRLGARLANLAPAVLAMGVAGLSPLSVLVYTQAVLAAALPVVLVVLWRLSGGVVSRGLRLVVAGAAAYSAALVVYSLI; this comes from the coding sequence GTGGGTGTTGTCGGCCCCGCTACTGTGGTTTCTGTGGCGTATGTCGATCCTGGGAACTTCGGCGCTAATCTAGAGGCTGGTATGAGGTTTGGCCTTGGGCTTCTGTGGGTGGTGTGGGTCAGCGGGTTGCTGGCGGTGGCTGTGCAGTACGTGGCTGGGGCTGTGGGGATCGCCAGGGGGCGCGGCGTCTTGGAGCTGGTGGGCGGCGGGTGGCGGCTCTTTCTGTCTCCGGTTCTGGCGGCGGTGTTGCTTGCGACTGACATGGCTGAGTACGTGGGGGTCATAGCGGGGCTCCACCTGCTGCTGGGCCTGCCTATATCCGCCGCGGCTCTGCTCGGCTTTGTCGACGTGGTTCTTCTGGCGGCTCTGGCCGACAGGAGGGATCTCTTTGCCAAGGTTATAGGGGGTATGGTGGCGGCTATTGGGCTGAGCTTCGTGGCTGAGCTGTTTCTCATAAGGCCGGACTTGGCCTCGGTGCTGGCGGCCTCTTTTCTGCCTAGCATCTCTGGAGACTCGGCGCTGGTGGCGGCGGCTATTGTGGGGGCAACCATAATGCCCCACGCCGTGGTGCTCCACAGCCACCTAGCCCCGGGGCAGAGCAGGAGGGAGCACGGATGGCAGACTGTGGTTAACCTGCTGGGGGCCTCTGCGATAAACGCCTCTATCTTGATAACCTCGGCATATGCCCTCGGCGGTAGCGAGGTCACTCTCTTCGAGGTGCCTAGGGTTCTGGAGCCCCTCTACGGCCCCCTATCGGCGTCTCTCTTCTCACTGGCGCTTCTCCTCTCGGGCGTCGCCTCGTCGGCGGTCTCTGTGGAGTTCGGAGTTGTGGCCGTGAAGTTCATCACGGGCAGGGGGGTGGAGGCGTGGAGGGTTAGGCTGGGCGCCCGCCTGGCCAACCTGGCCCCGGCTGTGCTGGCGATGGGGGTGGCGGGCCTCTCGCCTCTCTCCGTCCTTGTCTACACCCAGGCGGTGCTTGCGGCGGCTCTCCCGGTTGTCCTTGTGGTGCTGTGGCGCCTCTCGGGCGGAGTTGTTTCGAGGGGGCTTAGGCTCGTTGTGGCGGGCGCCGCGGCCTACTCGGCCGCACTGGTGGTCTACTCACTTATATAG